Proteins from a genomic interval of Treponema succinifaciens DSM 2489:
- a CDS encoding DUF4349 domain-containing protein: MKHLLRKSAAALVAAFLFISCGKNQAVKTEMFAPMAKTMKMSARADSAMNVMQDMAFEESTELPSESGQPRQDRKLIYTGNLTIEVSNLSDSKSSVESWIKKFGGYISDSFENTSSIRITAKIPSGSFSQAMQECGQIGKLKSKNINSSDVTEQFYDLDTRLSTRKVLLERLKKYLSEAKDMQDMLKIETKINDVTSELERMQGQMNRLKSQIDYSTIYVTAELPVNQNESGFVMPDTNSQLRQFFANILNFFVKFIFTALYIVIFGVPSVLFLMLIYWLGFGKVGLLRKLFARIRK, encoded by the coding sequence ATGAAACATCTTTTAAGAAAATCAGCGGCGGCTTTGGTTGCGGCTTTTTTATTTATTTCATGCGGAAAAAATCAGGCTGTAAAAACGGAAATGTTTGCGCCAATGGCAAAGACAATGAAAATGTCGGCAAGGGCAGATTCCGCAATGAACGTGATGCAGGACATGGCGTTTGAAGAATCAACAGAGCTTCCTTCTGAATCAGGGCAGCCAAGACAAGACCGAAAACTCATCTACACAGGAAACCTTACAATTGAAGTTTCAAATCTTTCAGACTCCAAATCATCCGTTGAATCCTGGATAAAAAAATTCGGCGGATATATTTCAGACTCGTTTGAAAACACAAGCTCCATAAGAATAACGGCAAAAATTCCAAGCGGCTCTTTTTCGCAGGCAATGCAGGAATGCGGACAAATCGGAAAGCTTAAATCAAAAAATATAAATTCCAGCGATGTTACAGAGCAATTTTATGACTTGGACACACGGCTTTCAACACGCAAAGTTTTGCTTGAACGTCTAAAAAAATATCTTTCAGAAGCAAAAGACATGCAGGATATGCTCAAGATTGAAACAAAAATCAACGATGTAACTTCTGAGCTTGAGAGAATGCAAGGACAAATGAACCGCTTAAAGTCGCAAATTGATTATTCTACAATTTATGTTACTGCGGAGCTTCCTGTAAATCAAAATGAAAGCGGATTTGTAATGCCCGACACAAATTCACAACTGCGCCAGTTCTTCGCAAACATACTGAATTTCTTTGTGAAATTTATTTTCACCGCATTGTACATTGTAATTTTTGGAGTTCCTTCTGTTCTATTCCTTATGCTTATTTACTGGCTCGGATTTGGAAAAGTGGGACTTTTAAGAAAACTCTTTGCAAGAATAAGAAAATAA
- a CDS encoding PHP domain-containing protein, which yields MIDLHTHSTASDGTCTPSQLISYAAEKKISAIALTDHDNIDGILEAQEKAKELGIEFIPGIEISIEWPSGEFHLLGLGLKKPGKKLLETIEFLRGERDSRNKKIIQKLQEQNIDISYEELVEKSGTKTIGRPHFAKLLMEKGIIKKTQQAFNLFLAKGRPCYVDKTGENLRKAVEAIKESGGIPVQAHPMSMYVSWGKMEETMLEVRNSGVEGLEAHHPGIRFSEARRLEELAEMLGMLSTAGSDFHGEKVRADRKIGYSSGGYKIEDKFWTEQLKPALEKAHSGTDHTFSAG from the coding sequence ATGATAGACTTGCATACACATTCAACAGCTTCCGACGGAACTTGCACACCGAGCCAGCTAATTTCCTACGCCGCAGAAAAAAAGATTTCAGCAATCGCGCTTACAGACCACGACAACATAGACGGAATTCTGGAAGCTCAAGAAAAAGCAAAAGAGCTTGGCATTGAATTCATTCCGGGAATAGAAATTTCTATAGAATGGCCGAGCGGAGAATTTCATCTTCTTGGACTGGGACTTAAAAAGCCCGGAAAAAAACTTCTTGAAACAATTGAATTTTTAAGAGGCGAACGCGATTCAAGAAACAAAAAAATAATCCAAAAACTTCAAGAACAAAATATCGACATTTCCTATGAAGAGCTTGTGGAAAAATCCGGCACAAAAACAATCGGCAGACCTCACTTTGCAAAACTTCTCATGGAAAAAGGAATAATAAAAAAAACTCAGCAGGCATTTAACTTGTTCCTTGCAAAAGGCCGTCCCTGCTATGTAGACAAAACCGGGGAAAATTTAAGAAAAGCCGTGGAAGCAATAAAAGAATCCGGCGGAATTCCAGTTCAAGCGCATCCAATGTCGATGTACGTTTCCTGGGGAAAAATGGAAGAGACAATGCTTGAAGTAAGAAATTCGGGCGTTGAGGGACTTGAAGCGCATCATCCGGGAATCAGGTTTTCTGAAGCCCGGCGGCTTGAAGAACTTGCAGAAATGCTCGGAATGCTTTCAACAGCAGGAAGCGATTTTCACGGAGAAAAAGTCCGCGCAGATAGAAAAATCGGATATTCGTCAGGCGGATACAAAATTGAAGACAAATTCTGGACAGAACAGTTAAAGCCCGCATTGGAAAAAGCTCACAGCGGAACAGACCACACATTTTCAGCAGGCTAA
- a CDS encoding Crp/Fnr family transcriptional regulator, with product MSKVVQFSKGSIIFFEGDKDENIYILQSGAVALRSMDLETGEQISEQLHIGEFFGVKSALAKMPSLVTASVLVDSIVVQLSVYEFEKMFGSKAFITEKMLRVFSKSLRDIHKKTEQYLGGNSISISPEHGMFMVANAFYNDGQFKSCCDVLTRILKLNPNPANKVEIAKLFTNANTRKGRENANNISSEDISAKSGSLSVNQFSLPAFDRFTKKYKRGDVIISEFEPGETFYLIKYGEVQIEKCIKSQNKSLDILGSGAFFGEMAILDNSQRSASCVARTDVACLEFNKENFKALVLGNPQIVMNLLKLFCKRIYDQNRQFKIILIKDIYTRICDVFLMYDELAGGTSRRKDDDGNFKRKFFITANDIASWASIPLDQAKDCLVRLMDRGKIQIFEDYMIVSNIHDLRRIVDSYYMKLGSTTKQPT from the coding sequence ATGTCAAAGGTTGTGCAATTCAGCAAAGGCTCTATTATTTTTTTTGAAGGCGACAAAGACGAAAATATTTATATTCTCCAGTCAGGCGCAGTTGCTTTGCGTAGCATGGATTTGGAAACTGGAGAGCAAATTTCAGAGCAGCTTCATATTGGAGAATTTTTTGGTGTAAAAAGCGCGCTTGCCAAAATGCCGAGCCTTGTAACTGCTTCCGTGCTGGTTGATTCGATTGTTGTTCAGCTTTCAGTTTATGAGTTTGAAAAAATGTTCGGCTCAAAGGCTTTTATCACAGAAAAAATGCTTAGAGTTTTCAGCAAGTCGCTTAGAGATATTCATAAAAAAACAGAGCAGTATTTAGGCGGAAACAGTATTTCAATTTCGCCGGAACACGGAATGTTTATGGTTGCCAACGCTTTTTACAATGACGGCCAGTTCAAAAGCTGCTGCGATGTTCTTACTAGAATTTTAAAGCTGAATCCTAATCCTGCGAACAAAGTTGAAATTGCAAAGCTTTTTACCAATGCGAACACAAGAAAAGGCAGGGAAAATGCCAATAATATTTCTTCCGAGGATATTTCCGCAAAATCTGGAAGCCTTTCTGTAAACCAGTTTTCACTTCCTGCTTTTGACCGTTTTACAAAAAAATACAAGCGCGGTGATGTCATTATAAGTGAATTTGAGCCGGGCGAAACTTTTTATCTTATAAAATATGGCGAAGTTCAGATTGAAAAGTGCATAAAGAGCCAAAACAAAAGCCTGGATATTCTTGGCAGCGGAGCTTTTTTTGGTGAAATGGCGATTCTTGACAATTCCCAGAGAAGCGCGTCTTGTGTTGCCAGAACTGATGTTGCCTGTCTGGAATTCAACAAGGAAAACTTTAAGGCTCTTGTGCTTGGAAATCCGCAGATTGTAATGAATCTTCTTAAGCTTTTCTGCAAAAGAATTTATGACCAAAACCGCCAGTTTAAAATTATTCTTATAAAAGATATTTACACAAGAATTTGCGATGTTTTTTTGATGTATGATGAGCTTGCCGGCGGAACTTCCAGAAGAAAAGACGATGACGGAAATTTTAAGCGCAAATTTTTTATTACTGCAAATGACATTGCAAGCTGGGCTTCTATTCCGCTTGATCAGGCAAAAGATTGTCTTGTGCGTCTTATGGACCGCGGAAAGATTCAGATTTTTGAAGACTACATGATTGTTTCTAATATCCACGATTTAAGAAGAATTGTTGACTCATATTACATGAAACTTGGTTCAACAACAAAGCAGCCTACTTAA
- a CDS encoding flavin reductase family protein, which produces MRKNFGAKEWLYPMPVLIVASYDKDGTPDAMNAAWGSISDEKEIGLCLSASHKTVKNILERKAFTVSVGTAELAKECDYVGLVSANNTPDKFTKAGFHAEKSEFVDAPLIRELPFALECNLISYDEKTSHLFGQIVNVSIDDSVLDSNGKVDVKKLNPISYDPVNQHYLKLGDFAGKAFSIGLELK; this is translated from the coding sequence ATGAGAAAAAACTTCGGTGCAAAAGAATGGCTTTATCCTATGCCGGTGCTTATTGTGGCATCTTACGACAAGGACGGAACTCCGGACGCAATGAACGCGGCCTGGGGCTCAATCAGTGATGAAAAGGAGATAGGGCTTTGCCTGAGCGCGTCGCATAAAACTGTAAAAAACATCCTTGAGCGCAAGGCTTTTACAGTCAGCGTGGGAACTGCGGAATTAGCAAAGGAATGCGATTACGTCGGACTTGTTTCGGCAAACAATACGCCGGATAAATTCACAAAGGCGGGATTCCATGCGGAAAAGTCGGAATTTGTTGACGCGCCATTAATCAGGGAACTTCCGTTTGCGCTTGAGTGCAATCTCATAAGCTACGATGAAAAGACAAGCCACCTGTTCGGTCAAATCGTGAACGTGAGCATTGACGATTCTGTTCTTGATTCAAACGGAAAAGTTGATGTGAAAAAGCTGAATCCGATTTCCTACGATCCGGTGAACCAGCATTATCTTAAACTCGGCGACTTTGCAGGAAAAGCGTTCAGCATCGGTCTTGAACTGAAATAA
- a CDS encoding shikimate kinase, which translates to MKNNVILIGMPGAGKSTVGVVLAKLLNYKFVDSDIVIQQKMKKKLNELILEQGAEYFKKIENKINSGLNIKKCVVATGGSVVFGKDAMEHFKKIGTVVYLKASLDSLEKRLGDLDKRGVVHKPGETLLDIFNERSPLYEKYADIIIDENDSEISKIAMKIETAIF; encoded by the coding sequence ATGAAAAACAATGTGATTTTGATTGGAATGCCTGGAGCCGGAAAAAGCACAGTTGGCGTTGTGCTTGCAAAACTCTTGAATTATAAATTTGTTGACAGTGATATTGTGATTCAGCAGAAAATGAAGAAAAAACTCAATGAGCTGATTTTAGAGCAAGGTGCGGAATATTTTAAGAAGATTGAAAATAAAATCAATTCCGGCTTGAATATAAAAAAATGTGTTGTTGCTACAGGCGGAAGCGTTGTTTTTGGAAAAGACGCAATGGAGCATTTTAAAAAAATCGGCACAGTTGTTTATTTAAAAGCAAGTCTTGATTCCCTTGAAAAACGTCTTGGAGATTTGGACAAAAGAGGAGTTGTCCATAAACCGGGAGAAACTCTTTTGGACATTTTTAATGAGCGTTCACCTCTTTATGAAAAATATGCGGATATAATTATAGACGAAAATGATTCAGAAATATCCAAGATTGCAATGAAAATAGAAACTGCTATTTTTTAG